Part of the Lagenorhynchus albirostris chromosome 19, mLagAlb1.1, whole genome shotgun sequence genome, ttttttttttttgaacacttccttactttctggcacaggAAGATAGTCCAGATTTTCTTGTACTTGATCAGCCTTAACTCTCAAGTTAGCATTTCTCCATGGAGTCTTGATTCTTCCTAGTGGGGAGTCCTGCTTCTTCTTCTCTTGGTGCTGAGAAACCAAATTACAGGCACTAGGAGTCCTCACTGCTACTGGGGTGTCCCTGCCTTGGGGCCCTTTCTCTGGAGCTAGGAAACACacgcacatattttaaaattgtgagtTCATGTCGGTGCCTCTCATTCCAATCCATCACCCCTGGGTTATTCCTGAACCTTccctattttatctttttcttccccaCAGTGGGAACCTTGGCTCCCAACAGCGTTTATAGACGTACTCACTTGTTCAATCCTACAAAACACATAAGAGAGGTTCAGAATTGCTATAGCTGTACTAACACCCCCTGAACCTGAGCGTTCAAGATTTGTTTGCAGATTGTTTTGTTCTCTGAGGGCCTgggtatctatctatctatttatctatctcacATTATTGTATTCAGAAGTCACTGGGATTAGTTCctatttttttggtcttctttgtGGTTCTGTTCTTTGTTTGAAATACAGTTAGGTTCACTTGCTTCTGTTTGTATTTGGTTTTAGTTCTCTCCCCTATCCttgttgatttaattttctttatgaataTGTAAACCGTCGACAGGAGTTCCCAAATCAAAACTATGCCAAGAGGTAAGCCACAGAAACATCATTTCCTCACCATCTCTTCCACTTCGTTCCCATTCAGCCCCCATAGTTTCTGGTTATCCATCCTAGGTTTCTTGTTACAaaagtgtatgtgtttgtgtgtgtgcacgtgcacacatacGCATGCACatgtatttatacatacatatatatgtatgtgcgtATTAcagtaatatatacacacattatatatgtatgtgtgtatatatgtttatatacattaatacatatatacacattatgtatatgtacaaaaagtatatatatatatataaaatttcctctTGTCTTTCTCCTGAAATAACCCTTTTACGCCTAACTCTGCAAAGACACTTCCATAGGACTAGAAAACAGATTAGCGTGGTCACAATCATGAAATTCACACAAACTTCTGACCCCCACCACAAAGTTAGGTCAGCACTCTTAGGAATATTCTGGGTTGGATGTTTCActgcattccttttttatttatttatttgtttgtttttggctgtgttgggtctttgttgcttcctGCTCATCAATCTGGCTTTCCTTTCACTTGGTACCTGTTTAAAATCCCTTTCACCGATTGCCGCTAATGAGGAAGGTCCAACTTTCTAAGGCCCAGGAGCCTCCCTTCTTATTGGGGAAATGTGGGGCTTAAAGGAGGGCCGTCCAGTGATGAGGGTGTTAGAAATGGTATCTGTTTTGTTCTCTTGGCAGGAGTTGCAGCTCCTGCGGGACACGGTCAGGACCCTCATGGTCTCCTCCACCTCTGCCTACACCATCAGGTAGGGCCCCTGGAGGCATCCTAGATGACTCAGTCCATGCATTTTCTTAAGGAAGTGGTGGGAAGGTTCCAAACTCAAGAAATAGATTGTcagaacatcctttttttttttttttataaggtgcccctttctctcccacctccactgATTTCCCAGCTTCTCGGGCAAGGTCCCTCTCCTTGGGTGTATAAATTAACCTCTTTAACCCCAGTCTGTTAATGGCATGTAGCACATAGGGATGTAGAAAGGcttaaggggaattccctggcggtccaatggttaggattccgcactttcactgccatggcccaggttcaatccctggtctgggcactgagatcccacaagccacagggcgtggccaaataaataaataaagagacttaagggacttcccgggtggtccagtagttgagaatctgcctcccaatgcaggggatgcgggttcgatctctggtcgaggaactaagatcccacatgcctcggggcaactaagcccgagcaccacagctagagagaagcctgtgtgctgcaccTAAGGCCCAATGccggcaaaaataaacaaatattaaaaaaaaatagagagactTAAGTAAGTGCACATAGCAGGGGGCCAGGTCGTAGGAAGCATCAGTGAATGACTGTAATTAGATTGATATTTGTCAGTATTGGTTGAAAGGGACAGAGATTCTCTCAAGCCACCTTCAGATAAAGGATCATGTTGTGTGGAGTCTAGAAGCCCCAGCTGCTCTGCATGGAcgtctttctctgcctctgggcTCTCCTGGGTTCCATGCTCTCTCTTATCCCATCTCTGCTCCTTTCTGAGCTTCAGCCCTGTTCTCTTGCTCCAAGTGGTTTCTTACCTTCTATTCAGTGTCTTGTTTCTACCACATGACTTCTGCTTATCATGGTTCATGAGTCCTCATGACATCGGTTATAGTCCAAATCTACTTTATGGTTTCtgtgatctttctttctttgttcctcttttttttttgcggtacacgggcctctcactgttgtggcctctcctgttgtggagcacaggctccggacgcacaggctcagcagccatggctcatgggcccagccgttccgcagcacgtgggatcttcccggaccagggcacgaactcgcgtcccctgcatcggcaggcggactctcaaccactgcgccaccagggaagccctcctcctttcttttctttctttctttccgtccttcctccctccctcccttccttccttctttccttccttcttcctctctctctttccgtctttccttcccttcttctgtctttccttcttccttccttcctttgagtTAAGATGCACATAAAATGCACCTTTTAAaaacttatgtatttatttatttatttttggctgcattgggtcttcgttgcggcgcgcgggctttctctagttgcggcgagcgggggctgctcttcattgtggtgcgcgggcttctcactgcggttgcttctctagctgtggagcgcgggctttaggcgcatgggtttcagtagctgtgccgcgcgggctctagagcacaggctcagtagttgtggcgcatgggcttcgttgctccgcggcacgtgggatcttcctggaccagggcttgaacccgtatcccctgcattggctggcggattcctaaccattgcaccaccagggaagtccccaaattcaccattttaaaatgtaccattcagtggcatttagtacctTGGtaatgttgtgcaatcatcacttctgttttcatcacccccaaaggagACCTGTAACCATTAAGCGGttattctctctttccctcttccccaacgtcctggcaaccactagtctccTTCCTGTCTCAACGATTTACCTATACATCTGCCTTTCTGtaaatttacttttctgtttcatgcaaatggaatcatacaacgtgtccttttgtgtctggttcctTTCACTCAGTGCAGtgctttcaaggttcacccatgttgtagcatctcTCAGTACGTCatgcctttttatggctgattctGTAATTTGTTACCTGTGGTCCTCCATGACCTCTTCAGAGCCTTGACTCATGGCTTCTGTTCACGCATAGCTCTGGCTTCTTCCTAACTTGGCCTTCATAACATGACCTTTTGTGGCTTCTCTCTATACACCCTTTTAGCTTCGGCTTCCCGCTGTCCCCTTCTTAGCATTTCCCAATTCAGATTCTGAGGAGAGAATCTGACTGGCCCGGCTCATCTTTTCTGCCACGCCCCACAAGTGATGGTCTGCTGGTCTGTCTTTGCATCACCAGGATCTAGCCTCTGCCAACAATCCTCCAGCTGACTGCAGTGGGCAGCCTAGCCGGGTGCAAAGATAGGGTGGTTTCCGTTAAAGGCAGGGGGCAGCTGTCAGGACCAACACTTCTGTCAGACCAGCCATTGTCTCCAGTGCTTCCTTGCTGGCTGATCTGGGcaggtcacttcccctctctgagcctcagtttcctctactGTGACATGGCAACAATAATGGTATCTACCTCATGGGCTGCTGTGGGGACTTATGGCGTGCTGCTTTAGAGCATCTCCTGCAGGGCCAGGCTCTTGGGAAGTTGGGTTCCCTCTTCCTGGCCTTTCTGTTGACCTGAAGCCCAAGGCACAGAAAGAACTGTGAGTCCTAATCCCTGAGGGGCTGCTAGAGGGGTCGCCGGGGGCTAGGGCTGGTGGGTGCCAGGAGAGGACTCCCACCAAGGAGGACCGACCTGAGTAAGCCTCAGAGGAATTTGAACAGAGCAAGAAGCTAGTGCCCTGAGTCGAGGCAACCAAGGTTGGCAAAGGTGTGGAAAGGGGAGCTAGAATGGTCCATGGGCAGGGACCTGAGGCGACTGACCTGCTGTTCTCCCAACCTAATGACCCTCTGACCTTTGATCCTGTGACCTGTGAAGTAGGCTTGGGGCACTCTGAGTTTACAGTTGGCTGCACTACGTTTAAAAGCTTAAAAGCTCCACCTTCGGCCAAGCAGGCCAGGGGAGTTTCAGTGAGTGAGCCCCCTGACTCTGCCCCATAAACCCATCCTGACCCACCCCTAGGAAACTAGAcagttttctgccttttgtgaccACTGGGTAACGGCAACCTGATTCTGTCCCATCCCTGAGACCCCAGGCTGACTGTGCCccatccaccaccacccccaaccccaggaTGACCCCACGCGTCCCTGTGACTCAAGACTGACCCTGCCCCATTCACCCTCCAACCCCAGGCTGACCccgcccctccctgggccccaggatGAACCCAAATCCAACCTCCAATCTCCCTGACCCGGGTCtaaccccccacccctcccagggaGGAGGCGAAGGCCAAGTTAGGCATGCTGCGGGAGAGGGCAGAGAAGGAGGTGGCCCAGAACGACACGGAGGTGCAGATCTTGCAGCGGCAGATCGCGCACTTGGAGCAGCTGCACCGCTTCCTCGAACTCAAGAACAGCGATCGGCAGCCGGATCCCGCCATCGTGGAGAAGCGCGAGCAACGGGGTGAGGCCGGGGCCGCCACCTCTGCCTGCAGCAGGCCGGGCCAGGGGAGGGGCGGAGCGGCTCGCTCCAGGTCTCGccgcggggcggggccggccggagggcggggctggagggGCGGGGTCTGCGCGGCTGCGGTGTTgttgccccctccccaccagcgTGCCCAGCCAGGCCCCTCCGCCCTGGTGGCCGCCCCGGACGCCGACCTCACTGCCCCCTCATCCCCCAGCCCGGGAGGTGGCCGAAGGCCTCCGGAAGACCTCCCAGGAGAAGCTGGTGCTGCGCTACGAGGACGCCCTGAAGAAACTGTCCCAGCTGACCGGGGAGAGCGACCCGGACTTGCTGGTGGAGAAGTACCTGGAGTGTGAGTCcctgggggtagggggtggggatggaaagggcggggaggagggggggcAGGAGCACGGCGCCCAGCCCCCCGGAATCCAGTGCAGACTGTGCTCTGTCTCGGTCACCGAGGGCCTCCGCTTCGGCCCTGGGGACTCCTCCACCTGCGCTGGAGGGACCAGGAATCAGGCTCCGCCCTACTCGCCACTTCCCGTCCGCCCTGCCTCCGCCCCTCTCTCTACCCCGCCTTCTCCCcagtctctctcccacccacGTCTCGGGCCTACTGACCGcttccttctctgtgtgtctccacCCGTCTGCATCTCTCTGTTCTCACTGAGTGTATCTccgtctttttctttctgtccaaTTTCCCTGGCGTGTCTGCCTTCCCGCCTCCCCCATCCGTCTCCCCCTTCCCCGTTCCCTCCCTCCTCCGCCTCCCTCATTCCTGGGCCTGCGGGTCACCCTGGGAATCTTCCTCTCAGCCTCTGTGTGCCTATCTCCGTGTCCCTGTTGCTGTCTTTCTCCCGGTGTCTAATGTTCTCTCTTTACCCACCTTTACCGTTTGCTCTCCCTcacttctctgtttctctgtgtctctctcggCATTTCTGTGACTTTCTCTCGGTCGCTCTCTCTTTCTGTCGCTCTGCCTTGCCCTGTATTTCTCTCTGTTGGCCCCTGTGTCTATTTCTTTGCCTATATCTCtccgtctctgtctctctttgtctctgtgtctttgttgcctttctcaacatttctttctctgcctttctgtgtgtgtctctccgTTTGctggtctctgtctctctggacCCTGCCTTTCCTGACTCGCCCCCAGTGGAGGAGCGGAACTTCGCAGAGTTCAATTTCATCAATGAGCAGAACTCAGAGCTGGAGCGTCTGCAGGAGGAGATCAAGGAGGTGAGCGagacccgcccctccccctccccctcccctcccctcccctcccctccccctcccctcctccacccacgtTGGCGCCCCCTCCCGAGCTGGGCCCAGCGTCGCGCCCCTGCCCCTGTAGATGCAGGAGGCCTTGGAGAGCGGGCGCCGCAGCGAGGAGGACCGTCGCTCGAGGCAAGAGCAGCAGCTGGCCGAGTTGCAGCAGCGCGTGGACGAGGTGCACACGGAGGCCGAGAACCTGGAGGCCCGCTTCCAGAACTTTCGCGGGCAGCTGGAGAAGCTCAAGACCGGTGAGCACCCGCCCCGGCTTCTTCATCTGGAAGGATGCGATGAGCAGGCGGAGAGCCCTGCCCGGGCCGGCCACGCGGAGACATTCCGCGGACCACTCTGTGCACTCCCTTGTCATCTGTCCCATATCCATCCGACCATCCATTCACTCATCCTTCATCCATTCTGcgtccagccagccagccatcctTCATCCAGCCATCCTGCATCCATCATCCATTCATCCTTCCAGTGTGGAGTCCATGAGAGTCAGGcagccctgggtttgaatcccagctccaccacttgtGAACTTTGGTGTGTGGTTTCCTCTGTTGGAGCCCCTCCGGAAGTGGAATGGCAGTGCCTAGTTTGTAGGGTCGGCATGAGAATTAGATGGgatgagggatggagagagactgggaggtggcagtggtggtggggagCAAGCAGGAGGGCCACCTCGCGCTGCGCGGTCGGAGCTCAGGTATTGGCAGACCCTCTTTCCCTCTGTTGTAGGGACTGCGGTGACAAGCCCTGTGCTAGGTAGTGAGGACCGGCAGGGGGAGGCGGGGAAGATGGCTGACACGGGCTCTGGATACTCGTaacccaggggctgggagggaggacaCCTTGGGCCCTGCAGGAGGAAGGGTATGCCTTAACTCAGAGTGGAGTGCAGGACCAGGATTTGGGGGTCCCAGTGCAGAACGAAAATGCGGGGCCCCTTGTTTACAAACTGGCAAGAATTTCAAGAGACAAGAGCAGAGCATCAAACCAAACGTGGGCTCCTTCTCGGCACAGGGCCCTGTGCCCATGACATTGGCTCTGCTGGGCTCACAGGGGAGGTCTCCTGGGAGCCATGATGCTTGAGGCCGATTTTGAAGGATGAGTATTTAACCAAACAACTGGGGAGAGGGGATGCTCCCAGCAGGCGGGGCCAAGGCTCAGAGTTGCATGCAAGGAAGGCAGGTTCTTCGTGCAGAGAGGGCGTGGGTGGGAGTTGAAGAGGGTCAGATCCTAGACGGATGCCAGGCTGAGGCTTTTTCCTGGGGGTGCTGGGGAGCCATGGGAGGGCTGTGAGCAGGAGAGGGGGGTGGAtaggagggagagggatgaggatggagagggagagagggagcacaGAGGTGTCGGGGGTGTGAGGGCTGAGGCACTGGGGTCTGGCCCGGTGAGGGTGCAATGCGGAACCTGGGAGGAGGAACTGCTCTGGGGGGTGAGCCTGACCTCAGTGTGAGCGGTATTGCGGACTGTTCGGAGAGGGACCCCAGGAGGAAACTGAATATGAGCCTGTAGCTcaggtgggggaggcaggggagggtggtAGGGATGCCACAGGCTGGGTGCAGATTTCTGTCAAGGTCATGGGTGCATCTTATTTCATTCACAATAACCAGTTAACTAAATACAAGCAGGCCAATTGTGAGAGCGGGTCACAGCCTTGGTGCTGCTGTGAATTTCCTCCGCTTTCTCCCGTGGAgcacatgtgtgtgtttctgtgggaGAAGCACATCCTGAGCTGTGGACTCGCTGGGTTGGGTGGAAGCTGGGTGATTCTGAGCCGTGAGCAGAGGACTGGCCGTGTGGAGGTGCCCTTGTCACGTTTTCCTTGGACTTCCCTCGCTTTTTGCCCTCTGTCATCTGGAACCCGGTGGGTCtgaacttgggcaagtcccttcgcATCTTTGAGCCTTGCTTGGGCAGCAGGGCcttgaggagaggagagggtggcACCCCGTGGGCACCGGATCCATGATGGCTTGTCCCCTCTGACCCCAGATATCCAGCACCTCTTCACCAGGGCCCAGTGTGACAGCACGGTCATCGATGACCTCCTAGGGGTCAAGACCCACATGAGAGACCGGGACATAGGCCTCTTCCTGGGCCTCATAGAGAAGCGGCTGGTGGAGCTCCTGACGGTGCAGGCCTTCCTCGAAACCCAGGTTGGGGTGCAGACGGTGCAGAGGGGGACAGGGTGCCGGGGCCTTGGAGACGGGCCTGAGCAGACCACTGGCTTCTCCACCCTCCAGAACAACCTCTCTGCCAGCTTGCCTGACGCTGCCCTCCTGGTGCTGGGCCAGAGCTCCGAGGATCTTCCCAAGAAAGTGGCCCCACCTCAGCCCCCTGACCATCTGTGAGCCAGAGGGCAAGGGTCAGGGAGCTTCCACGGGGGGCAGAGGACACAAGGGAAGGGAGGGTTTTCAGGTGTGGGTGGGCCCCCGGGACTGGAGGGTGAGTGGGGCTCGGGGCCGGGGGGAGTAGAAGATGAAGTGGGTACTTCGTGGGAATCAGGAGTAAGGGCTCCAGGGACATTCGATGGGGCCCTGGGTGGACCCGAAGGGGAAAGGGCGCTCAGAGCCCGGCGCACGGCTGAGGGTCTCAGGGCCTAGCAATGAGACGCCATCGGCCTTCTGAAGGTCGAGGAGTAGAgtcccttcctgccttccaccCACCTTAGTGAGGACCCCCCAGGCTTTGAGGCCAACGACGACTACCCGCTGAGCGAGGGGGAGCTGCTGAGCTATGTGGTGAAGTCGGTGAGGACGGGTGCCCGCGGGAGCGGGGCGGCTCTTCCTCCTCTGGGGCCCTAACTCGCCTCCCCCGCAGCTGGAGGCCCGGGAGCAGGCGAAGGGTCAGTACCTGAAGCAGCAGGCTGAGGCCGTCACGAAGGTGGACAGCACCCCGAGCGTGACCCTCTCCAGCACCCAGGCCAGCTCCAGCCTGCCCCTGCTGCCCAAGAGCCCCAGCGCTGTCCCCGGCTCCCTCACGAGCCACAGGGCTAGCAGCATCCTGGCGTCCAGCGGAGGCCGCGCCACCAGCTCCAATGTCGGCCGTGTCAGCTTTAGGGACCCCAGCTCCAGCGCAGGCCACGCGACCTTCGGCTCCACCAGACCCGTCACCGGGGGACTTATGTCCAGTCGGGGCTCGACTGAGGGCCGAGCGATCGTCAAATCCCCCAACTCTAGCAGCTACCCGGGGTCCACTGGATACTTGGGGCCCAGCAGAGGCCACGAGAGCTTTGGGGGCCCggagagcaaaggccctgagtcaGAATCGAGTGGAGGCCTCAAGCCCAGCAGAGGCCAAGTCTCAAGCACTGGCCCTGCCTCTAGCACCGGCCGGGTCTCCACCACCAGCAAAGATTCCCAGAGCAAATACTAGGGGCACCCAGCCCCAACCCGGCCTCTGGCTCCTTGCAGGGCCTTCTCTGGGTCTCTGCCTCTTA contains:
- the ODAD1 gene encoding outer dynein arm-docking complex subunit 1 isoform X5, with protein sequence MVSSTSAYTIREEAKAKLGMLRERAEKEVAQNDTEVQILQRQIAHLEQLHRFLELKNSDRQPDPAIVEKREQRAREVAEGLRKTSQEKLVLRYEDALKKLSQLTGESDPDLLVEKYLELEERNFAEFNFINEQNSELERLQEEIKEMQEALESGRRSEEDRRSRQEQQLAELQQRVDEVHTEAENLEARFQNFRGQLEKLKTDIQHLFTRAQCDSTVIDDLLGVKTHMRDRDIGLFLGLIEKRLVELLTVQAFLETQNNLSASLPDAALLVLGQSSEDLPKKVAPPQPPDHLEDPPGFEANDDYPLSEGELLSYVVKSLEAREQAKGQYLKQQAEAVTKVDSTPSVTLSSTQASSSLPLLPKSPSAVPGSLTSHRASSILASSGGRATSSNVGRVSFRDPSSSAGHATFGSTRPVTGGLMSSRGSTEGRAIVKSPNSSSYPGSTGYLGPSRGHESFGGPESKGPESESSGGLKPSRGQVSSTGPASSTGRVSTTSKDSQSKY
- the ODAD1 gene encoding outer dynein arm-docking complex subunit 1 isoform X3 gives rise to the protein MPLGLSAGSARSEHGSEAFLEGTVDWELSRLQRQCKVMEGERRAYSKEVHQRINKQLEEIQRLEGVRDKLQVQISIAQSHVTRLQDSKKLENMGHLLKCRVRAQAEVKELQEQTRALDRQIQEWESRIFAHGKDVKASGCILDQKVKSQRRVKILEDQLDRVTCRFDNQLVRNATLREELDLLQIERNRYLNVDHKLQKELQLLRDTVRTLMVSSTSAYTIREEAKAKLGMLRERAEKEVAQNDTEVQILQRQIAHLEQLHRFLELKNSDRQPDPAIVEKREQRAREVAEGLRKTSQEKLVLRYEDALKKLSQLTGESDPDLLVEKYLELEERNFAEFNFINEQNSELERLQEEIKEMQEALESGRRSEEDRRSRQEQQLAELQQRVDEVHTEAENLEARFQNFRGQLEKLKTDIQHLFTRAQCDSTVIDDLLGVKTHMRDRDIGLFLGLIEKRLVELLTVQAFLETQNNLSASLPDAALLVLGQSSEDLPKKVAPPQPPDHLSRSRVPSCLPPTLVRTPQALRPTTTTR
- the ODAD1 gene encoding outer dynein arm-docking complex subunit 1 isoform X1; translation: MPLGLSAGSARSEHGSEAFLEGTVDWELSRLQRQCKVMEGERRAYSKEVHQRINKQLEEIQRLEGVRDKLQVQISIAQSHVTRLQDSKKLENMGHLLKCRVRAQAEVKELQEQTRALDRQIQEWESRIFAHGKDVKASGCILDQKVKSQRRVKILEDQLDRVTCRFDNQLVRNATLREELDLLQIERNRYLNVDHKLQKELQLLRDTVRTLMVSSTSAYTIREEAKAKLGMLRERAEKEVAQNDTEVQILQRQIAHLEQLHRFLELKNSDRQPDPAIVEKREQRAREVAEGLRKTSQEKLVLRYEDALKKLSQLTGESDPDLLVEKYLELEERNFAEFNFINEQNSELERLQEEIKEMQEALESGRRSEEDRRSRQEQQLAELQQRVDEVHTEAENLEARFQNFRGQLEKLKTDIQHLFTRAQCDSTVIDDLLGVKTHMRDRDIGLFLGLIEKRLVELLTVQAFLETQNNLSASLPDAALLVLGQSSEDLPKKVAPPQPPDHLEDPPGFEANDDYPLSEGELLSYVVKSLEAREQAKGQYLKQQAEAVTKVDSTPSVTLSSTQASSSLPLLPKSPSAVPGSLTSHRASSILASSGGRATSSNVGRVSFRDPSSSAGHATFGSTRPVTGGLMSSRGSTEGRAIVKSPNSSSYPGSTGYLGPSRGHESFGGPESKGPESESSGGLKPSRGQVSSTGPASSTGRVSTTSKDSQSKY
- the ODAD1 gene encoding outer dynein arm-docking complex subunit 1 isoform X2 is translated as MGHLLKCRVRAQAEVKELQEQTRALDRQIQEWESRIFAHGKDVKASGCILDQKVKSQRRVKILEDQLDRVTCRFDNQLVRNATLREELDLLQIERNRYLNVDHKLQKELQLLRDTVRTLMVSSTSAYTIREEAKAKLGMLRERAEKEVAQNDTEVQILQRQIAHLEQLHRFLELKNSDRQPDPAIVEKREQRAREVAEGLRKTSQEKLVLRYEDALKKLSQLTGESDPDLLVEKYLELEERNFAEFNFINEQNSELERLQEEIKEMQEALESGRRSEEDRRSRQEQQLAELQQRVDEVHTEAENLEARFQNFRGQLEKLKTDIQHLFTRAQCDSTVIDDLLGVKTHMRDRDIGLFLGLIEKRLVELLTVQAFLETQNNLSASLPDAALLVLGQSSEDLPKKVAPPQPPDHLEDPPGFEANDDYPLSEGELLSYVVKSLEAREQAKGQYLKQQAEAVTKVDSTPSVTLSSTQASSSLPLLPKSPSAVPGSLTSHRASSILASSGGRATSSNVGRVSFRDPSSSAGHATFGSTRPVTGGLMSSRGSTEGRAIVKSPNSSSYPGSTGYLGPSRGHESFGGPESKGPESESSGGLKPSRGQVSSTGPASSTGRVSTTSKDSQSKY
- the ODAD1 gene encoding outer dynein arm-docking complex subunit 1 isoform X4, encoding MPLGLSAGSARSEHGSEAFLEGTVDWELSRLQRQCKVMEGERRAYSKEVHQRINKQLEEIQRLEGVRDKLQVQISIAQSHVTRLQDSKKLENMGHLLKCRVRAQAEVKELQEQTRALDRQIQEWESRIFAHGKDVKASGCILDQKVKSQRRVKILEDQLDRVTCRFDNQLVRNATLREELDLLQIERNRYLNVDHKLQKELQLLRDTVRTLMVSSTSAYTIREEAKAKLGMLRERAEKEVAQNDTEVQILQRQIAHLEQLHRFLELKNSDRQPDPAIVEKREQRAREVAEGLRKTSQEKLVLRYEDALKKLSQLTGESDPDLLVEKYLELEERNFAEFNFINEQNSELERLQEEIKEMQEALESGRRSEEDRRSRQEQQLAELQQRVDEVHTEAENLEARFQNFRGQLEKLKTDIQHLFTRAQCDSTVIDDLLGVKTHMRDRDIGLFLGLIEKRLVELLTVQAFLETQNNLSASLPDAALLVLGQSSEDLPKKVAPPQPPDHLWRPGSRRRVST